The Quercus lobata isolate SW786 chromosome 9, ValleyOak3.0 Primary Assembly, whole genome shotgun sequence region TGGAAGAGGTtaatagggggaaaaaaaggtacaaaagaaaaaacagacaCTTCTCTTTGTTCTGTAAACTTGCATCAGTTcactagaaaattttaatatatgcattttaCCTCTCAGAACTAGAAACTTATTCAGGTTCTTATATATATTGCCATTTTTGGCCTGAATGTATTGAGAATTATAATCTGTTGCCATTGATTCATATGCTTCTAGCCTATAGAAATACTTACAACATATGGACTCTTGGTCATCACAATATATCTCTCACAACATGTGGACTCTTGAATGTGGAGTCCATATCTTgcgaaaaaaaaataataatatatgacaGTTACATAATGAAATTATTGCAAAAGTGGAGCTAAGtccaattccaaaaaaataaaaatagatgcCAGTTACATAATGAAATTATTGCAAAAGTAGAGTTGAGTCCAATTCCTGTCTAAAATTGAATTGATATTTGATACCAAAAAGAAGTAAACGAGAGAGGGGCAAGTGGTTGGGTCTTTGTTAATCGTAACGGACATAGACATTAATAAGAAGTAAACAAGCGGGACAACCGGAAAAGTAGTTGGAGACTTTGAAAGAATTTTTGGGCCGAGAAAAAGTGGGCGCGCTTGTGGAAACTTAAACGGATGGTGTCTCTTCCTCAGGCTCTTTTGTTAACGTACAACAAATTTATATGTTCCAACTTCTAATTACTACTATTATTCAGCCGAAAAATATCCATCAAGTTACGAGGCCAGCACAGCCCTCTCTAACTCTAACATAGGCCCCCAGCAAAGAAGTACTCAGCTTTCCTAATTGTCaatctctttatcttttttaactGCTATCTTCAGCAATTATGGAAACTGGGGATTTGAAGATTTTAGCCACATTGTTGCAACATATATATAGCTTGAGAGAGCAAGAGAGGAGGATTATCATTGTCAATTAATAAGAAGAGACTAGAGAGATTAGTAGTTACAGATCTAGAACCATTTTAATTTCTCCCCCGCACCCCTAAACAAGTTAAGCTTAGAAAAGCTAATATTAGAAACTATCTTCTTCCCGTATATAATTAGCTCATTACATAATTAATAACAAGGACTAAGCCAAGAGCCAGAAATTCCTCTGCCATCTAGTGCTGATTAAGTACCCACCCATGCCTCTGCTCTGCTTTCTCACTCCAATGGTCCAGCAATCAGCATTGTTAATGCACCGCTCCACAAACTCCTCCGAGCTGTCTGACCCACACAAGCTGCACAAAGCCCCACTTTAtcattaatttgattttaaatgaTAGAGAAGTCAAGATCTAGAGTTCTGTGAACATAGATAAAAAAGCAAGGGGAGTGAATTGGGAAAAGGAAAGATGAGATTTAGATGGGTTTAAGAGTGGACCCACACCCACCAGCTGAAAAGTGTAGATGGCCTCTTCTGTCCAAGCACTAGCACAGACACTTCCAGCTTCTTCACTTGGCTCATCACTGTTGCCAGTTTTGGCCCTTGGATAACCAGTGCTTCTACTTCCACCTAAAAATTTACCCCACTCATGCAAGTTAACACAGCAGTAGATGAAACAGAATTTCTATTCAATAccagaaattaaataaataaataaagaaaagaaaacaagtaaCAGGAAAGCCAAAGTGTCTGAAAATCTGCATCTTCCCAttctggaaagaaaaagaaaaagaaaaagatgaaaggAAAACTGAAGCTGAAGAATCATCATTCCCCTTCTGCACTAAAGAAGAGAAAGGagctttctttcattcttttaacCTGAAAAGGCTATTGATAAAAGAAAtagtaataaaagaaaagaaaaccgcaaaaaaactgaaaatgtttCCCTCTTTAAACAGGATTGAAACTTTGAAAGGTAGAAGAGGAAGACCAAGAAGGATCTGTCAAACACAATAAGAATACTACCCCCCCTTTCTCAACATATGGGATCTATCAAAAACAGGATGAAAAGGCATATAAAATGCAGAAGAGAAAGCAAGTTGATTATTTTTAATCTGATACTCCTAAGACTTAAACagagaaggaaaaaatataataaactcACTTGAACTTGACCCTTAAAAGAGAACAGAGTCACAAACACATACCTCTGGTTTACAAGCCTTGCAAAGAGATCCAAGAGAGTTGGCCAGGTCAGGAGAACAAGTTGAAGATGAGGAGTCAGATGCCCTCTCAGAGGAGCCAGGGATGATGTGAAGGAGAGTAAACAAATCACCCTTGTTAGCTACATGTGTGAGTGCCCACATCATTGCATGCTTGGAATGTGAGGTATtatccaccaccaccatcactcTCTTCCTCATTCCCAACCCACCATTCTCACTTCCATACATGTTAAGCCCTTCCATTTGCTTCAAACTTCCCTCACACCTACCACCAATGTAACTATTATTACCACCCCACCTCTTGGATGTTGATTTCCATGCTTCTCTTCCGCTTACTTGACTTAAAAAGGATCCTGAACCTGCCATTTTTCTCCTAGCCCCTATACCCTATAACTTGTGTTTATAGTAAAACTGTACCAactctggagagagagagatgcagaTGCAATAGAAGGGTAATAATGAGAAAAccgagtgagtgagagagagagagtgagagactgATGGGTGGTGAGTTAAAAGGACAGAGAGTGGTGGGGGGGGACTGCTGATGCAAagccataatttttattttatctttatgcAGGTTAAAGTGTCACGGGAATCCTTGTCCAGTTGTGGCTTAAGTCTGCGTAAACAATCACTACGCTCTGTTTATGATGATGAAACGGAGAATCATCTGTACTATATCTATATTTCTTACATCTCTCCTGGATTcctctataatatttttttcctctaaaagaaaacaataattcTATTGACGgagcgcttttttttttttttcctacgttTCTGTTAAGTCATTGATACAAGAAGCGGacacataaaataattgttacgtaataaaaatgatgtaaaGATTATGAGTTTTAGTTAGCAAAGGATTTGATTGGTagaaggatttttgtttttgttttcaaaacagtataaaaatatttttttttaaattaaacttgaaactaattttcaaataataatttttatattattataaaaacaattatttgagagactatttctatttttgaaatttaaaaaatatatatatttataaaaagtaacatgtagaatctgtaaattacttttttttttagataatgaTAAAGGAATAGAGGTTATTAtgtactctctcttttttaatgataactttcaaatttgaagtgtgTGAATTTATTTGTGATAAAGATAAACTccctaatttaagaaataaaagagTTTGGACAAATATGTGAAGTCTActattttcaatctatttgcaactatatcattaaaaacattttttgtatcCGAAAAATACCCCTTTAGTTGTtttcaaaattctattttaaacCAGGAAAATAGGATAAAGttctttgaaaattgaaaattatatttagaaaatattgaccaaataataaattcaagtgTGAGATCCACCATTTTATagattataaaacaaaaaactacgagatatttaaatactcttatTAAGGCAGTAAGGTCCTTAACtagaaaattttatcttttttgaagaaatttgagattatatgaaccaaaaatcaattaattgtCTTGACTTCATTAAATAATGGTcaagttgaaattttattttatttattaaaaattaatataaaaataggaaaatgttGAGACCACCGAAAATGGCACAACCTTGTGTCACAACTCGTCACGTGACGagttataattaataaaagtgtGTCCTCACATGGCccacaacacttcttcactagCACAAAATTGTTCCATTTTTAGTGATCTTAACACAACACATACAAATATTATTAGGCCACTCATAAGTCATAGGTCATAACTTACGCctttttgattctcaaaaaaaaaataaaataaataagagtaACTTATTCCTTAAATAGTGAATAAATTGCGTTGGGAACGTTACTTATAGAAAAATGCAACTTGTTTTTTGTCAGATTCGAATCCTATAAATCTATTCTGACAAATGGGAAATACAAATACTTTCATTTTAATTGAatactttacttttatatatatatatatatatatatattactacaatagttagaacttagaatagacggaaaatttgaacttaaatctcttggaaaaaaaaaaagccaatcAATTAGGCTACAAGTTCTTAGTAATTGAATAACAAATTATACATATCTTATTAGAGCATTCGAATggtacaaaattttttgtttattttagtataaaattttacttttttattttatatattcaattttcaaaatatttaatattaaattatctattttatactacattttattaaaatatcaaaatttcttcttttcctctacATACAGTAACTAAtatttactcttttcttttattactgggcaacataaaaaaagataaaataaataaataaatacaaaataattagtattaaaataaatttacataCTCATCGGATaacttttaagaaaaagaaaaaaagaaaggattttATGCACTTTTCTATTATACGTTATTTCATGCCACAGGCATAAATAAGTGCACATGATCTACAGTGCTTTATACAGAGTCCAGACCCTTCAAATTGCATTACTAATTAGGTGGACCAACgttcttctttttaaatttttttttttttaattttccaggTGAATCTCATGGGCTTTGAAGCTCCCCAACCTTTCACTTTCAGTCAAGTCATATCAATGGCTCTGTATCAAAGATTCCAATCATCGGTGTCAACTAGCTTTGGGAGACGCAATTTGCAGGGCAAGTTAACAGTTCCACAACAAATGGGGACCAAACCAAGCAATGATAGAATTGATGGAGTTCACATATAAGGAATAGTGCACCTCCAACCTTGCCTATGGGCTATGGCACTGTGCTATTGTCACGTTCTAATCGAGCCCTGCTTGCATCTGAGATTCAGAGGCTTCCAACTATCCCAAAAATGGCTTTGGTGGTTGATTATGCTTGGTACAGTTCACATGCAACAATCAATCAATTACAACTAAAAGCACGGTGTTCAATTTATTATGCATGCTCTTCTAGATTCACTAGAATCAAGATGGACTGTTTACAAGGGGGAGATCTGGACCGAGTGCCTTATTCTCACGAGCAAATTTGATTAACTTCCTTAAACAAATATGAAGTGTGCAAAGGGATGATTTAACAGAGGAATATATACACATACTATCTACTTCAAGGAAGAGTCAGTTTACTTTAATaaatgattctctctctctctctctctctctctctctcataattaCCTCCTATATGAAGTGTGCAAAGATGAATTAACTAATGCTTTTAAGTTAttagtttaaaaatattttattcaaagaatgataaaataaataataaatgtcgTTGAAAGTGGTGtcaatattttcttattatgatttattaacaattgttttgctcaactggtaaaatccctgatagttgaataaggaATTTAGagttcaatctccgcctacatcaaaaattgattagtgtcttagtctgatgataaagattTATTATCAAGAACAGACGTCATAAATTAAAACcctcttaaaaataataattgccTTAAAGATACCTGATAACATgacccattattattattttttataattctataGTCATATAAAAAGATAGAGATATTTAAGTCTTTaatgttaaattatattttaaattatttgtatGCACGGAAAGTAATCTTTATCAAAGAATTATGTTAAGCTTaagtgttaaaaataaaataataattatgctAGTGTGTATTAAGATTTGAAagtattgaaaattaaatatgatGATGCAAAGAATCTTAGTGAATTATTCGTACAAGTAAACCTTAGAACTTAGAAGACCTACTAAAGATAGACAACCAAAACCTGTCCAATGCTTAAGTTAGCACACTTTTGATAACATATTACTAAAGTATAAAAGTATCTCAATGAATTATTCATCCAAAAGAACCTTAGAAGACCTGTTAAAGAAGAACATACTAAGCTCGGAGTGACACCAGCATGGTGCCGTCCAAAACTTATCTAATGTTTAAGTTAGCACTCTTGATAACATATTGAAATGTAAGCCATTCCCTATTCTTTTTTTGCATGCATAAGCAACCTTGTAGTGTACTAGCAACATCAAAAAGTTCCAAGACAACAAGTAGTTGGTCTCAAAGGGCAAAAACCATATTGTGCCAACAAATCTATGggtaattactttttttttttgagaaataatctTCATTGAAACTGAAATTAAAGTACAACAAAGCAAGTTAGGATTTACACAGCTTTAGGAGCAGTCAAGTTGGATAAGGTGCTGAACCATCGGGGGTCCACACccttttcaaatttgattagtTCCATTACATTTGGCATACTGAGCAAGGGTATGAGCTACTTTGATGTATTTCCTTTCAAGTGACAAATCTTCCAGCTTctaagagcattcccattaaGCCTTGTATATGCTAAAAgacgcttttttttttagtatttttgacCCAAAAGCTTGCTCCATCAAGGATTTTAAATGctataattttttgcattgatgaacagtgcaatctcatatttgagactGCACTATTCaccaattgtaaaatttatatttttttttattcaagtggggcccactttctttttttcattgtctttctcatttCTGTTTCTTCTCTGTCTCACCAtttctctgctctctctctccctctgctCGACCTCTCTGCCTCCCTCTCCGACGAAACCCAAGCTAGAGCATCAAGTCAagccaatttctttttttattttattcactCAACGCTCTCTCTCTGCTCTATCTTTCTCTTTCCActctcacttctttcttctctcttctctctttgtgCTTCGCCATTGAGTGGGCTCCGCCGATGATTGTGCTCCGACGATTGTGGGATGCCGATGGCTGTGGTCCTGGATCGTGGATCCGATGGTTGTGGTCTAGTGGCGGCAATGGaggtttcttcttttcttttcttttcttttttttttttttttttttttttttttttttttttttgttttgcatggtTCTTCTTCGGGCCAATTGTGCGAAGCCAACACAAAACAACATGCTATCAaatctttgatttgattttgggtcttgatttggttttgggattttgggtctTGATTTGGTTGGGGTGGGTCTTGATTTGATTTACAGGTGTGAAGGAGGACGTCAAGCCGCGCCATGGAAGAAGATGACGACAGGGAGGGAAGTGGTGTCCGAGTCCTGTGGGTTTTGGTTCGGCGTGATGGGTTTGCTAGGGGGTTTACTGGTGGCGGCAATGGTGgaggtttcttttttcttttcttttttttctttttttttttttctcctgcTGTGGCTGGTGGTGGTGAGTGGATGTGGATGTGGAGGTTTCTTTctgctgtgatttttttttccattttttgttaGTGGTTGTTGTGGtatgggtggtgggtttttggtGGGTGGTTGGTAGTATGGTGCCAGCGGTactgtgagaaagagagagaaaaaagagaaagaggaaaaataaaaaattattgaaaaataataaagaaacattatttaaatgaaatggtaaaaaaaatataagttttgatATAGGTTGTATTGTAGAGTGGtgtgttatatgttataaaattggattttgagatgctaaatgctatattttttgACATGTTTGATGAGAATGTTCTAAAAGACTTAAGGAGGGTACAAATGCCTTGATATAAATGGCCTAAACATCTGACAAATCTTTCACTGTGAGAACATCTGATTCAAAGATAACCTAAGCGAGTTCCATTTCCTTGGCTAGAAGAATTCCATTTTCAGGAGCAATGATTTACAACCCATTTGGTAGGGCATTTCAAGCATACTTTTGAGCATTTTAAACACActttttcacacactttttcacccacatatatatcaaaaacacccaaacaacattactcaaacccCTCTACCAAATATATTTCCAGACTTGAAAATTGCCTTGGAAGGAGCTTACAAAGTGCTGCTATAGGCTCTCCCTTGCTGTTTCTTATCACCAGTCCTACTCCAGAGGATCAACCATCTCCTGATGTAGCTCCATCCACATTAACTTTATGCATACCCGTGGGTGGAGCTTCCCATTTGCAAGCTTCAGAAATCTGGGATTGATTACATAATGCAGTAGCTTCTCTATAATCTGATATGGTTGTGTTAACCAAAAACCAGACCTGGTCAGGGGAGTGGCAGGCATCCTCAAAAACCCTTTGGTTCCGATTATACCATATAGCCCAAGATGTTACAAAGAAAGTTTCAAGACCATGAGCAACTCCATTATTCAATAATTGCAGGGcaaaaatcaatgaaatcaaGATGACTGGCTGTCAAGTTTATAGGATATCCTTCCCATTGTTCTAGATTTGTTTAGCTTGGTTACAATGAAGGAAAATATGGGAGACAGATTCTGTTTCTTGGTCAAAGATAAGGCACTTGGGGTTAATGTTCACCCCTCTTTTGCTAAGATTCAGTCTAGTTGAGAGTCCATTAACGCAAGCTCACCACGcaaagattttgatttttgctgGAATCTTTAGATGCCACATTTTCCTCCTATGGGTAATTACTTAGTAAGTAACCGCCTTTGACAGTTAATTCCGATATGCTTATTTAAACTGTTGGGGATGTTAACAACGTCTAAGATAGAAAAATGAGAGTGTATTGTGTATAATCAATATTGTAATCTCTATAAATCTGTGAATTGTAACCCTTGGTGGTTGATTTAGGCTAAGGCAGGTCTTATGCATGGACGGAGCTAGGATCCCGAGTTAGGGGAGGCAgtagtataaaaagaaaattattatgaaatttcaagaaaaaaaaaatgagaaagttaTGAAATTTCAATTAGTATTACAAACTgtcaaaaaagacaaaaacacaaCTATTAACTATAccatttatcaattttgtttcatttgtggctaaaacaaattcaatttatataaacatataataataataataataataataataataatcacccACTAACTTAATTGGGTCCCGCCTCATGTATTTATCGCTATACTTAAATAGTTGCAAGaacataggtgaaattttttatccAAACCATAATTTTGGACTCATTTGATCcactagttttttttatttttattgtagaGAAAATATCTTTCAATGTACTGACTCACTGCACAACACGAGtcattattaaaacaaataaagagagaaagatagagGCATTAAGCTCTCTGCCCCTCTCTTCACTATTTCAGATAGTATAAGGGAATTGGGAAAGTGAAAAGATAAAGATCTCTTGctcaaatgagagagagatagaaataCCAGATTTAGAGGCTGAAGCGCAGCTTTGTCATATGTGTTATGCTAGGAATGTGCTTAATCTGTTGCCAAGTTGTGCTATAGTTCAGCGTCTCTCtcatttaggttttttttttttttgggaatttgatGGAAGgatcaaaaatttaaatttacagaatagttttgtttcaaaaatttttaagggctgggctttttttattttggtacaCTTTCCAACAAATTCTTTAtcccattctctatctcatttaaatattatttcttcattcattctttattctttttttaacaagtactcatcttccaacatttttttattcaatacctgattattataatttaaaaaaaaaaaaaaaaaccatttgaaGGATGAGTAAAAGCTACAGTATTCTCTACTTAtagaaaaacactatagcaactCTACTCTAAAAATTAGAGATAAAGAAACTGTTAAAGTGAATTTTTAAGATGTTGATACTCTAAaattaactttattttattttttgctgaatctCTAAAATTAACTTTAAAGAAGACATTGAAGATGCTcgagtattattattattattattaaaaaacctTTGAAATTGTAGCTTTTGTTCCACCATTCCCCAATTTCCCAAAATCCTAAGAAATCACACTGAAGCACCTAGTGAGATCTCGTAGCTCTTTCATTACTAAATAAAAAGGCGAAGGGAAGGATCGTACAGACTGCAGCAAACAACTTCTCTTATTAAATTAGTATTGACTAAATTTCTCCAAcaataatatcaataaaataattagaaacTTTTCAGGTGTCTAAGTTAATGGAGAATATTTAGTCAATGTCagaaaattgttaaaagtaTGGCTCTCCTGTAGCCAactctgtttttcttcttcccctatttttcttaatgaattttataattatatgatAATAGTATTTTAATAGGATTCTATTTGTATGTGGTATTTTCTGttgtttatttgaaattttttaacatAACAATATATGTTCTTAGGATATAAATAGAGAGTTTTTTACCGCtatgtataaaatttaatttcttaaaaaaaaaaaaaacactgttttttGACTAGGAATTGTAAAAATGGTCTTGataacactaaaaaaataaaaaataaaatcacttgAAATTTTAGCTTctatctctttaaaaaaaaaaaacattttggcctctattatatttatttatagttaagGCATATATGTTCTTTAATTCGTTTAGTGATTCTAAAGTAACTTTTATGtcagaatttttaaaattttatctattcATGGTAAAAGAGTACAATTAAAACCAATGCTTCAGAGTAATGTGCCTTCTTGTCACAATAATAGTAGATTTCATtacattaatttaaattatttacaaaaatggtaaaatacaGTTGTAGGGTTAATGGCCCAAATTGTATATTGAGTCTTGGGTGTTGGCCAAGAGCATAGTAATCCGAGAACAAATGAATGGTGTTGGATGGGTCAAGCTTAGAATCTAATGAGTGAGATACGAATGGGagggtggtccgaggaggaatagcTCCTCGGATATGCTAGTTACAGCTCAAATGTATGTCCCGATAGTCAAAGAGACC contains the following coding sequences:
- the LOC115959775 gene encoding uncharacterized protein LOC115959775 — protein: MAGSGSFLSQVSGREAWKSTSKRWGGNNSYIGGRCEGSLKQMEGLNMYGSENGGLGMRKRVMVVVDNTSHSKHAMMWALTHVANKGDLFTLLHIIPGSSERASDSSSSTCSPDLANSLGSLCKACKPEVEVEALVIQGPKLATVMSQVKKLEVSVLVLGQKRPSTLFSCLCGSDSSEEFVERCINNADCWTIGVRKQSRGMGGYLISTRWQRNFWLLA